The sequence TGCAGAATACGATCGGCGCGATCATCATCTTGACCAGCTTGACGAAGCCGTCGCCAAAGGGCTTCAGCGCGGCACCGAATTCGGGCCAGAAATGGCCCGTAAGGACACCCAGCATGAGGCCAATCAGCACCTGGACATAGAGAATCCGGTAGAACGGCTTCCCAGCCTCGGTGTTCGGGTGCCCTGCCAGTGCTTCCTTGTGCATTCTCATTTCTCCCATGGCTCTGATTTTTTGTGATGGCTTCGGAAGCGGCGGGATTCAGGCCGCCAGCACCGAATGAGGCACGTGCGATCGACGGGCGAAGACGTGGCCCTCGAAGATGCGCCGAGCTGTCCGCAGCACCCTGGCAACCGGGCCGGGCTCCAGCCGAACCACGAGTTGGCCGGAGGGATGGACGAGGGTGATCGGCACCGGTGGTGCCAGTGGTCCGACCATCTCCGCCGCGATCGTCCCGGGCGTGACGCATGCCGTCGCGATCGCGACAGCGCCGGTCACCGCCAGCGCGTTGTGACAGTCATGCGGCATGAAATACCTGGTGTTCAGCGTCGCCTCGCCCCCGCGCGCAATCAGAACCGGCTTCGGGATCACCATTGTCGCGGAATCTGGAAAGCCCATCCGGCGTCCGGCCTCGATGCGCAAAGTTTCGAGACGCGCGCGGAAGCCGCTGTCGGCGAAGTCCGAGGGAGCCTCACGGCCGGTCCGTCCCAGATCCGCCGCGCGGACCAGCATGACGGGCATCGCCGCGTCGATGCAGGTCACATCGACCCCGTCGATGCAATCGACCGGCCGTCCAGTGGGCAGGAGACGACCGGTGCGTGCGCCGGCCGCGTTGGGAAACGACAGTTCGATGGGCGCGGCCGTTCCCGGTACACCGTCGATCCGCGCCTCGCCGTCGTAAGTCACG is a genomic window of Bradyrhizobium sp. CB1717 containing:
- a CDS encoding 4-oxalomesaconate tautomerase yields the protein MNDQIAIPCVVMRGGTSRGPFFLARDLPADPKLRDAILLSVMGGGHDLGIDGIGGANAVVNKVAIVGPASVPGADVDYLFAQVRVREGIVDTSPNCGNMLAAVGPFAIEAGLIAAAADRTHVRIHNVNTGKLIDATVPTPAGRVTYDGEARIDGVPGTAAPIELSFPNAAGARTGRLLPTGRPVDCIDGVDVTCIDAAMPVMLVRAADLGRTGREAPSDFADSGFRARLETLRIEAGRRMGFPDSATMVIPKPVLIARGGEATLNTRYFMPHDCHNALAVTGAVAIATACVTPGTIAAEMVGPLAPPVPITLVHPSGQLVVRLEPGPVARVLRTARRIFEGHVFARRSHVPHSVLAA